The segment agCAGGTGAAtgtggaatttaatcaaattgctaatgaattcaattaaattgggaagggggataattaaataattgcttatttaattaattatcttcagaccatttttaggtgtatacactaccttcttctttcctttctgatcaACAGACTGATTAACCGGttggttcattctagctctacaaaaccttgcaatgtgtcccagtttgtgatagtggaaacatgccattccagatgctctccaagtccaacattgcctctaccagttcttctctgaTAATTCATAACCATatgaccatagttgtgacagataaaacatgtcacattccatctattctccatttcacaTGGACTAGACTGATTCACATAAGGTTTTtgccaagtagggttcctccgGTCATTGTAAGATCTTTGCCATTCACCATTAGATCTCTGATTCATGTAAGATCTCTAATTGTTTACTCTTGACctacactcaacaactctatgcccatacttgttgcaatttaagaaatatccatcaaaagtactaggcttatatccttcatatgcattaggtctatatccatcaaaagtactggatctacttctacaaacatttacagtatgacctaccttatgatagttaaaacatactggtttgtaggttctcttgccagtgttcttcttggtctttggtgcaaatttggcttcatgcatggtgtcctCAGTACCAGATgactctccttgttcaaaggttgtgtatcccaagccatgtgtatctcctttcTACCTTTGTGTCTGAATCTGTTCATCAAGAataacagtgctcttgttgaatttaactagtaactcatttgcatcagccagctccttggtaagctcctcattcttctttgtgagactttctctaagagacatagccatgtctagatcaacttgtatttcctctttttcctctttttccttgtGAAGATGTACACGCAAGGTACCAATCTCCTGGttcatcttaaagatctcatgctccttatctcttattttgtcttcaattgtcctcctagcttccaactctttgctcatcctaatggtaagggcttccaactctctcctcagatttgtcttttcatcattcaccttttccacctcattagacaaGGCATCAATGGTTGCTTCCTTAAATGAACTGTTTTCACTAAGTTCCATCAACTGCTCagccaactctcttctcttagccaatgaagctttgtacttgacctttagttcaccaAGGGCTTCTTCAGATTTTGTAAGCCTATGTGAAAGCTCTctgtaactcattgaaccttcccccgtgttagccttagagatccttcccaagcggttaagccttaagagaattaggctctgataccaattgataaatttataaggcactaagagggggggggggtgaattagtgcaagcaaaaacttaataaatttgataacaaatttcaccaacttgaaaatcaataagcatgcaagaaatataaccacataagaaaacatccaacaaagcatgcaaaccataacacaatgatttttcatgtggaaactcaactgggaaaaaccaaggtgagaattagtacccacaaggatcTTCTAAATGTAGTATAGAGATCTGAATGATTAAGGTTATACAACCACCTTGTTAGGGCACACCCGGTTAAGAGCTATATAATAAGGCTTGTTAGGaaccaaccctgttaggagctacccacgtTACATGGATTTACAAGCTAATGTATCGCCTAGTTAAAGGATTTCACCTTTAGACTTgctaggatcctaccgcaccctgttaggagtgaccttgttagaggattttcttgctgcaactgttaggaagacaacaagttcaattGATATGGAGTTAGCACCTCTGTACCTGATTAGATCCGCTTCTACTTAGCTTCTGTCACTGACTAAACATCAaaacctaacttctccttcaattgtacaatcaaattctcactcttgatccatgaaatcatacaacttacaTCTCCCTATAAAGAAATTTGTTAAGTCAGTTacgaaccttggaacaattccttAGGTtattgaatctagtcaccttttacattttcccGCTCATTACGCTTTTTTTTATCGGCAAAataattcataacttaaaaacataacaataagtctaccGGTTACTGATCAAACTAACTCTGCTATATCGGTTCTCTTTTCTTCCTGACTGTGATTGGCAAATTCATCATAACTCGCTCAATACATTGAATCTGCtgatgcggtttggaacataggtgcatgttcttgTCTCCAAAACCTCTGTAAGaccacaacatctaactcttcactaCTTGTTCGTATCAATCGCTTGATCATCGCTCTGTTCTTGCTTACCGATTGACAACAAGTTAGCGgttttgttgtctaactgattccactaccggttaggctatatcGATTGGTCTAGATAatctagatgactaaacaaacatggtttccatcaatgacaacacaaataaagtcttcaaacaacctattacaactatatcatcatcattaaGCCAACACCAATGCCTTCATTTAATagataacaataattttttttaaaaaatgaaataaaacacaacaaaaaatgatTTGGTTGTgtacaaatttgcaaaaaaaaaaaacttgttgaAACCATGGTGAGTGACTTATCTCAAAATTCTACACAATTTGTGTCATGCTGTGAACAATACCGATTAGAAAAAATGGCCAGAAGTTGCAGGAAAAATATTACATAACCGTACTACCAAAGcagattttttttaaaacaagatgAACCAAAACAAATTTCTCTACAGTTGGTACTTCAATCTATTCACAATAAATGAAAAGTGAATCTAAAAATAACGGGGTTTAAGAGCTACTAGATTCTTTAGATTGAGAAAAGATTTTTGTAGCCTCTTAAATAAAAATATTGGAACTACACGATTCTTGAGCTGAAGACAAGAGTTTTCTAGCTTCTTAAACAAAAATATTGGATACTACATTCATAGTGACATAAAGACAACTTTTTTCAGTCCACATCTTGAAGAGGAGCTATACCACATTCAACAATGACTGAGATTTATTTAAAGTGGTGTagaaaacatggtttcaaaatttAATGAGGCATCATAGAGCTTAATACTACATTCATATTGACATaatgataatttttttcaatttgcatCTCGAAGATGAGGTATACTACATTCAACAATGACCTAGATTTGTTGAAAGTGGTACAGAAAATAACGTTTATAAACTTAATGAGGCCGTCTATAGCTTAAAACAAGACCTTGCGCAAGGCATAAACATATTAaataatactttaaaaaaaatagtttcacTATATAACCAACTTAGaaaccaaatatgtgaaagaattgctaatcaaaatttaaatgaaataatataatCCTTACTAAAATGCCAATGAAAGTTGGCATTAAACTATCACATGTAggccaataaaaataaaaatatgaaacaCCATAAAAAATTATAGTTTAGACTTTCAACTGCTTGAAAGTTAATGCTTTTACCTTTGCAAAGCGGTACCTTGCTTCATTTTCATGCCAAATCAGTGTATATAAGCACTCAAATGGAGGTCTAAAATTTTGCCTATTAATTCAATTCAAGATATTATGCTCTCTATTTGTTCGATAATCAAGTAAGCGAAccgaaaaaaaaatcattttgttgaaggattGCATTTTGTTTTTTGGGGGGTTAAGAAGATGATGATCAGAGTAAGAAGCAAGGATGGATTGGAGAGACTAAAAATAAACAACCCAAATGCAACTTTAGGGGAATTAGTTGCCACAAAATATAACATATCaatgaaaaatattatttataattgtCATTTAGACAACaaatatcccaaaactcttgatTAAGGAATCACAAAGTCCATAGGAACATTCATGTTTAGAGAAACAAAAGGCTACGACTATTTAATTGTAGTCACATAACAACTACATCAAAACAAAAGATTGGTAGCTTGCGAATAGATGTCCCTCGATTGTGCAAAAAATAAGGGCAAAGTTATCTAACCAAAAAGAATTCCATAAAACCACATAAACAAACAAAGACATCAtacaaacaatataaaaaaataataataaaacaacctTACCCTAAACCTCTTCATACACATAATCAAATaaagacaaacaaaaagaaaacCTAAACCTATTTCTTCCAATTCTAACAAATTTGACAAAATGCATCCAAAACCAACAAAATAGGACTAATAAGCCGTATATTTCAAAAGATCCAACAAACTCACCAGATTTTTGAATTACATTTGCCAATTTTCATTTACTGCATTCATTAAATCCATGTCCCGCCAATTGTGGGCAACAATATTTGATACTGCCAATTTAAATAtatatctattttttaaaatttgaaaatcatatttattttttgaaataaaagcaaataaatatatatttttacccGCTCTTACTTCCAACAACaaatagaaaattttaaaaataattttattaaaataatttaaatacatAAAATAATTTAAACTATATAATTACACTCAAATCTTAAAAATTCTTGACCCTAGATAATTGATCAATAGATAATGCGTACAATGGATGCATAATTATCTGGGTAGGATACTAACAATAATCTGTATTCACAAATTTAAAGCTTATGTTTTTCCAGATTACCTAGCTAATAGATCATTTCCTCGAATTTGTGAAACCCGCGGGCTTAGCTCATTTAATTAGCTGACATTGGCTTCGTATTTACTACACATTCATTTTGTTTGTAATTAGCAGATGCGACACAAACTTGGGACTTCTCCGTGTTGTTCAATGTTTGTAATTTTGTTTCAACAGGGTTTGATATCTGTCGGCGCTTTGCAGTCGTTACGTTTGCGTTTTATTCATTATCAGGGGTTTGATTCACTTCTTCATCTTGTTTTGTTCGTCTTGTTTTATCAGACTTATCACGGTTGGCTTTGTAAGGATTTGGTCGATTTGCCCCTTTTATCATTTTTAGGGCAATGATTTAGTTGTTAGGGCTTCGAGTGATTTGAGCATTCTTCTTTACTCGGATGGGGAAGGCGACGGAGGATGTTGGCAGCCGCGACTATTTTAAAACGCTCTTTGGAAACATAACAAAAGGAGGCTTGTCATTGTTTTCCAGTAAAAACCCTTTTTATAGGAAACGGGAGCAGGGCAATGATGTTGGTGTGGAGGGGACATTTGAACAggtgaaaaggaaaaacaaggcCGAAGGTGAGGAGGATTCTGGTCAGGTAAAGAAGAAATTAAAAGAAGCAGGTAAAAGTAAAAATACAGGGCAAGAGACGAGTAGAACTGAAGTTATCGGTGATGATGCTGAAAATTTGGATACCGggtcaaagaaaaagaaaacttaTGGTAAAAGGGATGAACATTTAGCcattgaaaagaagaaaaagaacgcTGCCAGTGGAAATGGCGAGTTTGTTACTGCAAACAATGATAGTAGTggcaagaagaaagagaaatcGAAGGATGATGCGAATAATGGAAATTCAGAGCTTGCAAGTcaaaatgaggagaatgaggacCTCAGGATAAAGACAAATAAAGGTCACAGTGGGAATGAGGAGGCAGGTACTAGTAATGTTGATCatgctgacaagaagaagaaaaagaagtgcAAGGAGAACCTAAATGAAGAGGGCTTGAATGGAGAGGGTGAATTAGGTTCTTTAGAGGACAACTGGGCCAAGGTGAGTGTCAAATCTCAACTAGAAaatgacaagaggaagaataaaaagaacaagaagaaattgaacaaaaaaGATTCCGATGAAAAGGGTAATGTAGGTTCTTCAGATGACGACCTGCCCTACTTGAGCATCCAAATTCAAGCAGAGGATGACAAACATGGTTTACTAGAGAGGAAGGGAAAGGAAAATATGCTAGAAGACCTTGCACGGCCAAGGAAGGAGAAGAGGACAAAAGTTGCTATGGAGGAAAACTCGCAATCTGCTCTCAAGGTTCAGGAATATGAAGTGCAGGCAATGCCGAGGGGAAATCACCTTAAAAGGAAACTTGAGCAAGAAAACATTCAGCCAATTAAGAGAATTAAAGTTCATAATCAGCAGTTTGATGAGGTTGAAGGTGGAGCTAGAACGGGGTCAACAGTTGTTACCGAATCAAAGGAGAAAGCGCTTACTGATTTTAAGGGTAAATCAGTGTTGCAAAAGAGAAAATGGGATGCCTTTGAAGAAGAGGATGATGCAAGACATGGCTTGGGAGATGGTGAATATACATCAAAAGAAGTGGTGTTACCAAAAGGCAAGAGGAAGCGGGGTGAGGAAGCATTAGACATGGTTGTTAACAAGAAAGATCGTGATGATAATGAGAAGCTGGAGCGGACGGTATTTATTGGTAACCTGCCTCTGGGGTTTAAGAGAAAAAAGTTGATAAGAGAATTTTCTCAGTTTGGGGAGGTCGAATCACTTCGGTTACGATCTGTTCCGATTGTGGATGTGAGTAGGATTTCCTTGCTTTGATTTAATGAAGAAGTTAGATCTGATATTCAAAATTTTGTATCATAGGGTGAATGTTGTCTAACTGCTTCTTTTGTGTTTTACATTCTTTGCGCTCTATTTCAAGGTTTTGATGGGATAATTCATATGCATGCATTTTTGAAACAGACAAAGCTGCCAAGAAAGGGAGCAATACTCAAAGGAAAGGTCAACGATTCCATTAACAGGTTTGTGACTGTCAGCCTCTTACACTTCAATATGTATGAAAGAGGATGCCATCAGTAAACAGGTCTTTTATATGAGATATATAAGTCTTTAATATGGGATATATAAAATAATTTGCTATTTTGAAGAATCATACATGTTATAGCAACCTAGGTCACAAAGTTtgagtttttttttgtgtttgacaAAGATAAAATTTTGAACAATTTCATAAGTGAATAAAATTTGGTAAACATTATTATTAAGTTCAAACACTGTAAAACAAATTCAAATAAGTCCTAATAGAAAATAAATCCACCTATtcatttatattttgtattttttgaaacttATTTAGAAAGACTCAATTCCATCCTCCTTGTCTTGGTGTTTGTGAGGTTTGCTATTGTTTAACACCCCTGCCTTTCCATTAGaaccttttctttttattttggaAGAATGCTTGAAGATCTTTAACCTATTAGAGGACCAATGAGGGGGGCTCTTTTAGTAGGCAAGGAGAGGACTTTGTGAGGCTGAGTGATGTTTGGTCACTTATTCTGTCTCCCTCGTCTATCTATAGGTTGAGCCTTCTTCCATTGGTTAAGTCTTTAGTTTGGCCCCTAGCACACATGCTTCTCTCTCCTTGTCCTTTCGCTGAAGGATTTTCTATTGCTCATTCTTATGTGGAATCTCTCCCTCTCAATGAAGGGCTTGAGCAATAGGAGAGTACTTGCTAGATATGAAGCGGTTTGAATCATAGATTGCATACTTGGACTCGGAGATTACCCGGCAAGGCCAATTTTTTTTGTAAGGTGCCCTAATTGGGAATGCCCTAAATTTGCCCTAATTCTCGATTTCTAAATAAGTAAGCAGGGTTAGAAAATACCTTTCAACTGATTGAAACCCTGCAAACATATTAGAaaccatttacaacaataatttcaataagCAGATTATCATAATTAAGCATTATTAAATTCATGGGAGAATTATCAATtcaatcataaagcatttaaatatATTTGGAAGGCTCAACCATAGGAGAGCATGGGAGAAAGTGGCTTCAATGGGGTGTCTcggatcctctaccctaggcccaagactcgatataccatccctcttggcctcatgtggcccatgccatccaTATGAGTTGGTCTACCCAGTGAGGTGTCCATTTTTTTGTTCCCCCTCATTTTGCCAACCATTTCCCTCTCCTGATGATTGGACTTCTTGTGTTGATTCACCATGATAGGGGAATGGGGTTACAACAGGGTGCCCCAGAAGCCCATCTCTCCCAAGCCCAAAGGCAGTACCCTatgtacccccttggcctcatgggactatcTGGTCCCCACCTTGAGGTGGTCTACCTAGGAGAGTGCCTCATCACCATACACCTCTTGCAATCCTTATATCCTCCACCATGGCTGCTAACATTCAAAACATGTAAAAGGTTCCAGTATCATGCATATTTTTTACATATAATAAATAAATTGCAGAAATTCACAAATTAGATGCAGTTAATGTTTACTGTGATAAATGTATAACAGCAGTGTATTATTCAATCATTAGCATGCAGAGGTATATTTATTAATTCAGCATTAATTATGTTATGCACAAGAAAATTCATACCAAAAAGTAATACTCAATCAAATTGCTGAATGTTTAATGTCTTATCAAATATCAAGTGATTCGTTCGATGATGCCCTTGGAGTGGTCAAATGAGTTGTATGTATATACCTCAAATGAGTTTGCAGGTGGTTGTGTTGTCAATGGGGCTGAGGAAtatttattaaaaaagaaaaagacaaaataagTTTGTGTCAGCTATAGAGTCCTCGTAGAGCTGATGCTAGCTCTATAGGGCTAATGCGATCCTGGCAGCCTGATTCTGTTTGTTTGTCTTTTTTGTCAAATCCTGGTCCACAGGTGAAGTGAATAAAAAGCAGCTTGCTTGTTGATCTCTTGTTTATTCATTATTGCCAACCAAACTGAACCTGGAGATAATACTACAATTGCCTGGACTAGGTCCGCATTTCTGGAAATGGAAGGACTACAATTCAATGTGGTGGTTTTTGAGGACAATATCAGATAAAGTGTGTTGCAGTTGTAATTTCAACCCAAATCCAAGGGCTCCTGTTTTTCAAATGAAGTCTAAATTCCAATCTATAGTTTTATTCTtaggttttaatttttaaattatcaacatttattatgttgagaGGCATAACCTATGGTGGCAGCAAGGGGAGAAGCGTGAcaacatttatttattttgattggcAACATGGGAATTTTTAGTCTGGCCCAAGCTATATGCTAGGCCACAAATGGAGGACCTTATCCTCAGCATGAATGCATTACATTAACACGAGTAGTCCAAACTTGCAAGCTCAATAGCCTAGCAGGGGCACAAATCCAGCTGGTACATTGGGCTAGTGAGTTTGGAGCATGAAGTCACTACTATGAATGCCAATAGCTTAATGCGAAGGTTCATACTTGTGAGCACAATGGATCAGTGAGGGCACAATGCCTGCGATCACAATGGTCTagtgggggtttgaaccttggtggctacaACAATTATTCCACGATTTAACCATTGCACTGTGCCATGAACAACTCCaacttttattttattaatataaagtcATCAAAATATGAAAATTACAAATGAAACTATTTTAAAGTAACATACAACTAAATCAGATTTACTaagcagaaaacaaaaaaacaaaagaagAATGGTGACTTTTCCAAAAGTAAATCCAAAATTTACATATAAAAGTAACACAGATGTATTACCAAAAACGAAGCTCCTCAAATAAATATAAAGCAAATAatgtagataaaataaaataattcttgaaCAAATGTAAAAGTTTATGTGCCCATGTATGTATGTAGTAAAGAAAATAGTTCTGAAGtagaataaaattattttttattaattcctATTTCGTgatcaaaatatttttttgtaattcctATTTTTCGATTTTATGATTTTAGTTTCCTTTTTATCTTTACACTTCTTGACATTTTATTAATAAATCTCTTATTCAAAATATAACTATGCACTTAATAAGCTAACATATGAAGTAAATActttcttttgatttcatttaaCTTCTTTGAAAATACAGGAAATATTATTCAAAGTTATGCATTTTAGTAAATAAAataacatataattttttaaaaataatttgtttaTAAAACTTTGGCAGTATTGATATGGTTACGGAGTAAATAATTCACCTGAAAAACAGATCAAAATAATTtatagtatagatatcttaaatagaTCGATCTAAAAAACACCTAGAGATACCAGTTTGGAGATGATGGTCTATATTAGATATCTATATtagttaataataataatttataaatta is part of the Cryptomeria japonica chromosome 10, Sugi_1.0, whole genome shotgun sequence genome and harbors:
- the LOC131071505 gene encoding uncharacterized protein LOC131071505, translated to MGKATEDVGSRDYFKTLFGNITKGGLSLFSSKNPFYRKREQGNDVGVEGTFEQVKRKNKAEGEEDSGQVKKKLKEAGKSKNTGQETSRTEVIGDDAENLDTGSKKKKTYGKRDEHLAIEKKKKNAASGNGEFVTANNDSSGKKKEKSKDDANNGNSELASQNEENEDLRIKTNKGHSGNEEAGTSNVDHADKKKKKKCKENLNEEGLNGEGELGSLEDNWAKVSVKSQLENDKRKNKKNKKKLNKKDSDEKGNVGSSDDDLPYLSIQIQAEDDKHGLLERKGKENMLEDLARPRKEKRTKVAMEENSQSALKVQEYEVQAMPRGNHLKRKLEQENIQPIKRIKVHNQQFDEVEGGARTGSTVVTESKEKALTDFKGKSVLQKRKWDAFEEEDDARHGLGDGEYTSKEVVLPKGKRKRGEEALDMVVNKKDRDDNEKLERTVFIGNLPLGFKRKKLIREFSQFGEVESLRLRSVPIVDTKLPRKGAILKGKVNDSINSVHAYIVFKDAQSVNAALSRNMTEFSGNHIRVDRALPPRKKLKDGNHYIYDTKRTLFVGNLPFDVKDEELYQLFVGIAPMESGVEAVRVIRDPQTSMGKGIAYVLFKSMDAAKLALKKKDLKLKDRSLRLCKAQPDSNGRPQTASTSRLRSDVTPRVKALNRKRLAESKELSNTPLQKKAKTSLSYQGTKASKTDKDPIKLGSVGMHNPQANEPKPRMFKRPAVAARRDGSSQNAGQNLAGKKRKITERTGYSKSPKKIRAH